In a single window of the Methanolobus psychrophilus R15 genome:
- a CDS encoding GMP synthase subunit B, producing the protein MVKADKFIPKAIEKIQQQVTGGRAIIALSGGVDSSVCAVLAHRAIGDRLTPIYIDTGLMRKGETERIKEIFCDMNLMVIDAKDRFLGALKGITDPEEKRKAVGETFIRVFEKEAKELKADYLIQGTIYPDRIESEGGIKSHHNVGGLPSVMDFKSIVEPVEDLYKDEVRELARALELPHEISERMPFPGPGLSVRIVGEVTEELVSIVREANAIVEDELVEKFHPWQTFAAIIGKGTGVKGDVRVHGWIVAVRAVGSRDGMTAEAMELPWEVLNRIESRISASLPTVSRVVYDLTPKPPATIEFE; encoded by the coding sequence ATGGTAAAAGCAGATAAGTTCATTCCTAAGGCAATTGAGAAGATACAGCAGCAGGTCACAGGCGGCAGGGCGATAATCGCTCTTTCGGGTGGCGTTGACAGTTCTGTATGTGCTGTCCTGGCCCACCGCGCCATCGGAGACAGGCTGACTCCTATATACATCGACACAGGCCTTATGAGAAAAGGCGAAACAGAGAGGATAAAGGAAATATTCTGTGACATGAACCTGATGGTCATTGATGCGAAAGACCGCTTCCTTGGCGCCCTTAAGGGTATCACGGACCCTGAGGAGAAGCGTAAGGCAGTAGGGGAGACATTCATCCGCGTCTTTGAAAAGGAAGCAAAAGAGCTCAAGGCCGATTATCTGATCCAGGGTACCATCTACCCGGACAGGATAGAGTCAGAGGGAGGCATCAAGTCCCACCATAATGTAGGCGGCCTTCCTTCTGTAATGGACTTTAAGTCAATAGTCGAGCCTGTAGAGGACCTATACAAAGACGAGGTTCGTGAACTTGCGCGTGCCCTTGAGCTGCCGCATGAGATTTCCGAGAGGATGCCCTTCCCGGGACCGGGACTGTCCGTCAGGATAGTTGGTGAGGTTACCGAAGAACTTGTAAGTATTGTGAGGGAAGCAAACGCCATCGTAGAGGATGAACTGGTAGAAAAGTTCCATCCGTGGCAGACCTTCGCAGCCATTATCGGCAAGGGTACTGGTGTCAAGGGTGACGTAAGGGTCCACGGCTGGATAGTTGCAGTAAGGGCTGTCGGCTCAAGGGACGGCATGACCGCAGAAGCCATGGAGCTGCCCTGGGAAGTCCTTAACAGGATAGAATCCCGGATATCGGCATCTTTGCCTACTGTTTCCAGGGTTGTTTACGATCTCACTCCAAAGCCACCGGCTACAATAGAGTTCGAATGA
- a CDS encoding IS605 family transposase OrfB, giving the protein MSKQNKAYKFRLYPNPEQIEFFIKSFGCCRFIFNKMLGDKIEHYQVTKTMLNNTPAQYKEEYPWLKEVDSLALANEQLTLQQAFRNFFRDQKIGFPKFKSKKHSRRTYTTNNQKGTVAVVDNRHAKLPKIGIVRCRVHRQIPEDHKIKSATISQTGSGKFYISFLVEFEEEEVVVPLDKKNSIGLDYSSPNFYVDDQGREANYPRFYRKGQKKLAAEQQKLARMKLNSNNYRKQKRKVAKVHEMVANQRLDWIRKEALSLSKKYDYVFVENIHLRGLAGSLNLGKSTNDNGFGMFRTIMEQKMNEIGKKLVKIPRFYPSSMTCSVCNTVYRGLTLDDRTWTCTCGTFHDRDINAAVNIRNYGMTMIQQTAGTAGIAC; this is encoded by the coding sequence ATGTCTAAACAAAACAAAGCATATAAGTTTCGATTATATCCCAATCCTGAACAGATCGAATTCTTTATAAAATCATTTGGATGCTGTCGTTTCATTTTCAACAAAATGCTTGGAGACAAAATAGAGCACTATCAAGTAACAAAAACAATGCTCAATAACACTCCTGCTCAGTACAAGGAAGAGTATCCCTGGCTTAAAGAAGTGGACAGCTTGGCACTTGCCAATGAGCAGCTGACCCTTCAGCAAGCATTCCGGAACTTCTTCCGTGATCAAAAGATAGGATTTCCAAAGTTCAAGAGCAAGAAACATTCCAGAAGAACATATACCACGAACAACCAGAAAGGAACAGTTGCTGTTGTTGATAACCGACATGCTAAGTTACCGAAGATTGGAATTGTTCGTTGCAGAGTTCACAGGCAAATTCCGGAAGACCATAAGATCAAATCAGCTACTATCTCCCAGACAGGTTCAGGAAAATTCTACATTTCTTTTTTAGTAGAATTTGAGGAAGAAGAAGTCGTAGTGCCATTAGATAAGAAAAATTCAATTGGGCTGGATTACAGCAGTCCGAACTTCTATGTCGATGACCAAGGCAGAGAAGCAAATTATCCAAGGTTTTATCGAAAAGGACAGAAGAAATTAGCAGCTGAACAGCAGAAACTGGCCAGAATGAAGCTTAACAGCAACAACTACCGGAAGCAGAAAAGGAAAGTTGCCAAGGTACATGAAATGGTTGCGAACCAACGGCTGGACTGGATACGAAAAGAAGCATTGTCGCTTTCAAAAAAGTATGATTATGTCTTTGTTGAAAACATCCATCTGAGAGGACTTGCAGGAAGTCTGAACCTGGGCAAATCAACAAACGACAATGGATTCGGAATGTTTCGGACAATTATGGAACAAAAGATGAACGAAATTGGAAAGAAGCTTGTAAAGATACCAAGGTTCTATCCCAGTTCAATGACATGTTCTGTCTGCAATACAGTCTACAGAGGATTAACTCTGGATGACAGGACATGGACCTGCACTTGTGGAACATTCCATGATCGAGATATTAATGCCGCTGTCAATATCCGCAACTACGGAATGACAATGATACAACAAACCGCAGGAACTGCGGGGATAGCCTGTTGA
- a CDS encoding ATP-dependent DNA helicase RecQ, with product MYQTLQKYFGYSEFRPLQKDIIQDVLDGKDTFVLMPTGGGKSLCYQLPALLMDGLTVVISPLISLMKDQVDSLRANGVNAAFLNSTQNYTESRKICDDIATNDIKILYMAPERLAMSGTLSMITKAKVSLFAIDESHCISEWGHDFRPEYRKLSMLKKKFPKVPIIALTATATPKVREDTLNQLGLTNPKTYIASFNRSNLLYEIRPKKETYDQILQYLRRNKGKGGIIYCQSRKNVDTVTAKLRKAGFNALPYHAGLSDTQRGRNQEAFIKDKADIIVATIAFGMGIDKPNVRFVIHYDLPKNLEGYYQETGRGGRDGLECECILFFSHGDRYRIEYFVKQKGRKEERDIALKQLQDMVNYCVSTTCRRKALLSYFGEELEEDNCGGCDACLRPKETVDGTEEAKLLISCVGELGERYGMNHVIDVLCGANIKKIKEKKHDKLKTYNSGYRHTRPSWQDMAREMVQQGVVAVEGIRYPLLKLNKASREVMQGSRKVAFTRIAPLEFPDTQTCEDDEPYEPDTIAKPVTPPRARKAAQNSDSELFSRLKDLRKEMANLQDVPPYIIFADTSLKQMAAKKPSSKEEMLKITGVGEYKLKKYGDIFLREIGRYCEEKNGGSTKTPEEKAPSSLQKKTMPDLVEPELPAKDMGKGNDKPGKKHETILKTISGLEREMVILARAKLGDSFSEEEIREVWAEVISGSRQE from the coding sequence ATGTATCAAACTCTCCAGAAGTACTTCGGATATTCTGAGTTCCGCCCTCTTCAGAAAGACATAATCCAGGATGTGCTTGATGGAAAGGATACTTTCGTGCTTATGCCCACAGGAGGCGGGAAGTCTCTGTGCTATCAATTGCCTGCATTGCTGATGGACGGGCTGACGGTTGTGATCTCTCCCCTGATATCCCTCATGAAAGACCAGGTCGACAGCCTCAGGGCCAACGGCGTCAATGCGGCATTCCTGAACAGCACCCAGAATTATACCGAATCCAGGAAGATCTGCGACGACATTGCCACAAACGACATCAAAATATTATATATGGCGCCGGAGAGACTTGCAATGTCCGGCACATTATCGATGATCACAAAGGCAAAGGTCAGCCTTTTCGCCATTGATGAGAGCCACTGCATATCTGAGTGGGGCCATGATTTCAGGCCTGAGTACCGCAAACTCAGTATGCTCAAAAAAAAGTTCCCCAAAGTGCCGATTATTGCCCTGACAGCTACCGCAACACCGAAGGTGAGAGAAGACACCCTCAACCAGCTGGGACTTACAAACCCCAAAACCTACATTGCAAGCTTCAACCGCAGCAATCTTCTTTACGAAATCAGGCCGAAAAAGGAAACCTATGACCAGATATTGCAGTACCTGAGAAGGAATAAGGGAAAGGGCGGAATAATCTACTGTCAGAGCCGCAAGAACGTAGACACAGTCACCGCAAAGCTCAGAAAAGCTGGTTTCAATGCACTTCCTTACCATGCAGGCTTGAGCGATACTCAGAGAGGGAGAAACCAGGAAGCTTTCATTAAGGACAAAGCAGACATCATTGTCGCAACCATCGCTTTTGGAATGGGAATTGATAAGCCCAATGTGCGTTTTGTTATCCATTATGACCTTCCGAAGAACCTGGAAGGTTATTACCAGGAAACCGGGAGAGGTGGCAGGGATGGGCTTGAATGTGAATGCATCCTCTTCTTCAGCCACGGCGACAGGTACCGTATAGAGTATTTTGTCAAGCAGAAGGGCAGGAAGGAAGAGCGGGATATCGCCCTGAAACAGCTTCAGGATATGGTGAATTACTGTGTGAGCACAACATGCCGCAGAAAAGCGCTTCTTAGCTACTTTGGGGAAGAACTGGAAGAAGACAACTGCGGCGGATGTGATGCCTGTCTCAGGCCTAAGGAGACTGTGGATGGGACAGAAGAAGCAAAGCTGCTCATCAGCTGCGTAGGGGAGCTTGGCGAGCGCTATGGCATGAATCACGTTATAGACGTCCTGTGCGGTGCCAATATAAAAAAGATCAAGGAAAAGAAACACGACAAGCTGAAGACTTACAATTCAGGCTACCGCCACACCCGGCCCAGCTGGCAGGATATGGCACGCGAAATGGTGCAACAGGGAGTGGTCGCGGTAGAGGGCATCAGGTATCCCCTTCTCAAGCTCAACAAGGCGAGCAGGGAAGTTATGCAGGGCTCACGTAAGGTAGCCTTTACAAGAATTGCGCCGCTTGAATTCCCTGACACTCAGACCTGTGAGGATGATGAGCCTTATGAACCGGATACAATAGCAAAGCCAGTGACACCGCCACGAGCCCGGAAAGCCGCACAGAACAGTGACAGTGAACTGTTCTCCAGGCTCAAGGACCTCAGGAAGGAAATGGCCAATCTTCAGGACGTCCCCCCCTACATAATATTCGCGGACACGAGCCTCAAGCAGATGGCTGCAAAAAAACCTTCCAGCAAGGAGGAGATGCTAAAGATAACAGGTGTCGGGGAGTACAAGCTGAAGAAGTACGGCGACATTTTCCTCAGGGAGATCGGCAGGTATTGTGAAGAGAAGAACGGCGGTTCTACAAAGACTCCAGAGGAAAAGGCTCCGTCATCACTTCAGAAAAAGACCATGCCGGACCTCGTGGAGCCGGAGCTGCCGGCAAAGGACATGGGAAAGGGAAATGATAAGCCCGGAAAGAAACACGAGACCATCTTGAAGACCATCAGCGGGCTTGAAAGGGAGATGGTCATCCTGGCAAGGGCCAAACTCGGGGATTCCTTCTCGGAAGAGGAGATAAGGGAAGTGTGGGCGGAAGTGATCTCGGGAAGCAGGCAGGAATGA
- a CDS encoding transposase, which yields MAGKEQILIDRKVILDEINDLITHENNSRVLKRLYFVKFRYLGDSVEEAATKVGVTKKTGYCWQESWNKGGYAALMPNFGGGRKSKLTDEQKKELRALLENKDYWTTREVWKLIKEKYGVEYSEKQVGVILHSFNMYHSKPYPLDYRRPKNAEEILKKLTEAIPKHIGQDEQYIIGFLDESSPQTKANTQRLWSFKKPLIIKNTDYVKANAFAFYSINGNSIIDFMKSSKTEDVCEFLEKIVEQNPGKRIILVLDNARSHHAKKTISKARDLKITLVFLPPYSPDLNPVEFVWKTIKREVSVKFVRSKEHLRDIIKMEFMRVESSLSFAKKWIETFNAQIKSVIC from the coding sequence ATGGCGGGGAAAGAACAAATTCTGATTGACCGAAAGGTAATTCTCGACGAGATTAACGATTTGATCACACACGAGAACAATTCAAGAGTGTTGAAAAGGCTCTATTTTGTTAAATTTAGATATTTAGGGGATTCTGTAGAAGAAGCTGCTACTAAAGTAGGAGTGACTAAGAAAACAGGATATTGCTGGCAAGAAAGTTGGAATAAAGGCGGCTATGCCGCCTTAATGCCAAATTTTGGCGGAGGTAGGAAATCCAAACTTACTGATGAACAAAAAAAGGAATTAAGAGCTTTGTTGGAAAATAAGGATTACTGGACTACAAGAGAAGTCTGGAAGTTAATAAAGGAAAAATATGGCGTAGAATATTCAGAGAAACAAGTAGGAGTTATACTTCACAGTTTTAACATGTATCACTCAAAGCCATATCCCCTTGACTACAGAAGACCTAAAAACGCTGAAGAGATCTTAAAAAAACTAACCGAAGCAATTCCAAAACATATTGGTCAAGATGAGCAGTATATCATAGGTTTTCTGGATGAATCTTCACCACAAACAAAAGCAAACACGCAAAGATTATGGTCATTTAAAAAACCGTTGATAATAAAAAATACGGATTACGTTAAAGCAAATGCATTTGCGTTTTATTCGATCAACGGGAACAGTATCATTGATTTTATGAAAAGCTCAAAAACAGAAGATGTGTGTGAATTCCTGGAAAAAATTGTAGAGCAAAACCCAGGGAAAAGAATAATTCTTGTTCTCGATAATGCAAGATCGCATCATGCAAAGAAAACGATAAGTAAAGCGAGAGATTTAAAAATAACACTTGTGTTCCTACCACCTTATTCACCTGATCTAAATCCAGTAGAATTTGTCTGGAAAACAATCAAAAGAGAAGTGTCAGTCAAATTTGTCAGATCAAAAGAACATTTGAGGGATATTATCAAAATGGAATTTATGAGGGTAGAGAGCTCATTATCGTTTGCAAAAAAATGGATAGAAACATTTAATGCACAAATAAAAAGTGTGATTTGTTGA
- a CDS encoding peptidase A24B, FlaK-like protein gives MMELLKVLACMPFLLYACYSDIKSRRVVNEVWVAMFGVCYVFILYDFMTLGMPYLIRNLLTFAFVYLFVYILFQFGAFGGADAKALMVISLIVPTFPAIMVFNTSLPLQGTPIFDIFAFSVFGNSIILTIVVPIGLFIYNLLQNPLKESLRRPFYMFIGYRTSVSGLGKDHIRMIESYEETEEGVKFRFTRAGTELTSNVVAQLKSHVKAGRMDDSVWVTPGLPFMIPITAGFITAVVFGDLIFYLTMQFMMM, from the coding sequence ATGATGGAACTGCTTAAAGTGCTTGCTTGCATGCCTTTCTTATTGTATGCCTGCTATTCTGACATAAAAAGCCGCAGGGTTGTGAATGAAGTATGGGTGGCGATGTTTGGTGTCTGTTACGTTTTCATCCTGTACGACTTCATGACCCTTGGAATGCCTTACCTTATCAGGAACCTGCTGACCTTCGCGTTCGTTTACCTTTTCGTTTACATCCTTTTCCAGTTCGGGGCATTTGGTGGCGCCGATGCCAAGGCGCTCATGGTCATATCGTTAATAGTCCCAACCTTCCCGGCTATTATGGTATTCAACACCAGCCTGCCTCTCCAGGGAACTCCTATCTTTGATATTTTCGCCTTCAGTGTCTTCGGCAACTCTATTATACTCACAATAGTTGTACCAATCGGGCTTTTCATTTACAATCTACTGCAAAATCCACTGAAGGAGTCACTGCGCAGACCTTTCTACATGTTCATCGGTTACAGGACATCTGTATCCGGACTTGGCAAAGATCATATCCGCATGATCGAATCCTATGAGGAAACCGAGGAAGGTGTAAAGTTCAGATTCACAAGGGCCGGGACCGAACTTACCTCAAACGTCGTTGCTCAGTTGAAAAGCCACGTCAAGGCAGGCAGGATGGATGACAGCGTCTGGGTAACACCGGGTCTTCCCTTCATGATACCCATCACAGCCGGATTTATCACTGCAGTCGTGTTCGGCGACCTGATATTCTATCTGACCATGCAGTTCATGATGATGTGA
- a CDS encoding bifunctional hexulose-6-phosphate synthase/ribonuclease regulator, producing MFTDRIPFADILIRPFFNLIHVLLRLDLYALKYLVIQKINEGDHIRPIIQVALDILETDRAIQIAAEALEGGADWIEAGTPLIKSEGMDAIRRLKAAFPDRTLVADMKIADTGAMEVEMAAKAGADIIVILGSADDSTVLEAVRAAKKYGARVMADLISSSEPVSRSKELEYMGVDYINVHAGIDQQMTGRDSLTIMKEVIKKVNIPVAVAGGLDSVSCAQAVTAGAQIVIVGGNIVRSSDVTASARFIRSSVDAPSTVFHSGKSRDDEIRDILLSVSTPNISDAMHRKGAMQNIFSQVPGRKMVGTAVTVQTFRGDWAKPVEAIDVAGKNDVIVIYNGSSHVAPWGGLATQSCLNKEIAGVVVDGAVRDIEDIRSMDLPVFATRNVPNAGEPKGFGEINSEIVCGNQTVRPGDYIVGDDNGVVVIPRERAYEIARRAKEVEKTEQRLSEEIRRGATLSEVMKLRKWEKH from the coding sequence ATGTTTACTGATAGGATTCCCTTTGCTGACATTCTCATCAGACCTTTTTTTAATCTTATCCATGTTTTATTGAGATTAGATTTATACGCTCTAAAGTATTTAGTAATACAGAAAATAAATGAAGGTGATCATATCAGACCCATAATCCAGGTTGCCCTGGATATTCTGGAAACGGACCGCGCTATCCAGATCGCTGCAGAAGCCCTGGAGGGAGGTGCGGACTGGATAGAGGCAGGTACTCCCCTTATCAAAAGCGAGGGAATGGATGCCATACGGAGGCTCAAAGCAGCGTTCCCTGACAGGACCCTGGTGGCGGATATGAAGATAGCCGACACCGGAGCCATGGAAGTAGAGATGGCAGCAAAGGCCGGTGCGGATATAATAGTCATTCTCGGAAGTGCTGATGATTCCACAGTACTTGAAGCAGTCAGGGCTGCAAAGAAATATGGTGCCCGAGTCATGGCTGATCTCATATCTTCATCCGAACCGGTATCCCGTTCAAAGGAACTTGAGTACATGGGTGTTGACTACATAAACGTGCATGCCGGCATCGATCAGCAAATGACTGGCCGCGATTCTCTCACTATCATGAAAGAAGTCATAAAGAAAGTGAACATACCTGTTGCTGTCGCAGGCGGCCTGGACTCGGTTTCATGTGCACAGGCCGTTACAGCCGGTGCTCAGATAGTGATAGTGGGGGGCAACATAGTCCGTTCATCTGACGTGACAGCCTCCGCCAGGTTCATAAGGAGCAGTGTGGATGCGCCTTCTACGGTATTCCATTCGGGAAAAAGCCGCGATGACGAGATACGGGATATCCTCCTGTCGGTTTCCACTCCTAACATTTCCGATGCAATGCACCGCAAGGGAGCTATGCAGAACATATTCTCTCAGGTGCCCGGCAGGAAAATGGTCGGCACTGCTGTTACAGTACAGACTTTCAGGGGTGACTGGGCAAAGCCCGTTGAGGCCATTGATGTGGCAGGGAAAAATGATGTGATCGTGATCTATAACGGCAGCAGTCATGTGGCTCCATGGGGCGGCCTTGCGACCCAGAGCTGCCTGAACAAGGAGATAGCAGGCGTCGTTGTCGATGGTGCCGTCAGGGATATAGAGGACATCCGGTCAATGGACCTTCCTGTATTTGCCACCCGCAATGTTCCCAACGCAGGAGAACCCAAGGGTTTTGGTGAGATCAACTCCGAGATCGTGTGCGGCAACCAGACCGTTAGGCCCGGAGACTACATAGTGGGAGACGATAACGGTGTAGTAGTTATTCCGAGGGAGCGCGCCTATGAGATTGCAAGGCGGGCAAAGGAAGTCGAGAAGACAGAACAACGCCTGTCCGAGGAGATAAGGAGAGGAGCGACCCTCTCTGAGGTCATGAAACTCAGGAAATGGGAAAAACATTGA
- the pyrB gene encoding aspartate carbamoyltransferase catalytic subunit has translation MIDIILETAEGMEPIALGKQKSDLLSGKVLAVLFFEPSTRTRMSFETAMYRLGGDVLNLGSIDASSIAKGETLADTIRVVDGYADAIVLRHPKEGAALLASEFSTVPILNAGDGAGHHPTQTLLDLYTIKRESHLEGLRIALAGDLKYGRTVHSLCYALSLYGADITLISPMELRMPEEIIKDLEKRGAKVTETNSIENAINEVDVLYMTRIQKERFLDPTEYERVANKLKITPELLTNVKSELKILHPLPRVNEIHTGVDETAHACYFRQAFYGVPVRMALLALVLGAIEV, from the coding sequence ATGATTGACATTATCCTGGAGACAGCAGAAGGAATGGAGCCGATAGCTCTTGGAAAACAAAAGTCGGACCTGCTCAGTGGCAAGGTTCTGGCAGTGCTATTCTTTGAACCAAGCACAAGAACCCGCATGTCATTTGAAACAGCCATGTATCGCCTGGGAGGAGATGTGCTTAACCTGGGATCCATAGATGCCAGTTCGATCGCCAAGGGCGAAACCCTTGCAGATACGATAAGGGTCGTGGACGGTTATGCAGATGCAATCGTGTTGCGCCATCCAAAAGAAGGAGCAGCATTACTTGCATCCGAGTTCTCTACTGTGCCTATACTGAATGCAGGAGATGGCGCAGGTCACCATCCCACACAAACTCTCCTGGACCTCTATACCATAAAAAGGGAAAGTCACCTTGAGGGATTGAGAATAGCACTTGCAGGGGACCTGAAATATGGCAGGACAGTGCATTCCCTGTGTTACGCGCTGTCCCTGTATGGTGCAGATATCACCCTGATATCGCCAATGGAGCTTAGAATGCCTGAAGAGATAATAAAGGACCTTGAAAAAAGGGGTGCAAAGGTCACCGAGACAAACTCCATAGAAAATGCCATTAACGAGGTTGATGTGCTATACATGACCCGCATACAAAAGGAGAGGTTCCTTGACCCGACAGAATACGAGAGAGTAGCTAACAAGTTAAAGATCACACCGGAACTCCTGACAAATGTCAAATCTGAGCTTAAGATATTACATCCGCTTCCCAGGGTAAACGAAATACATACCGGAGTGGATGAAACGGCGCATGCATGCTACTTCAGGCAGGCCTTCTACGGTGTGCCGGTAAGAATGGCGCTGCTTGCACTTGTGCTGGGGGCAATAGAAGTATGA
- a CDS encoding aspartate carbamoyltransferase regulatory subunit, with product MNEEQELRVKRIENGTVIDHITAGQALNVLKILGIPDSSQGVVSVLLNSPGKFGIKDVVKIEKRELNVREVDRIALIAPNATINIIRNFNVSQKKKVHIPIFVEGVVRCVNPNCISNSNEPVTSKFNVSVDGCLRLRCTYCGRFISEDIAKHLL from the coding sequence ATGAACGAAGAGCAGGAACTCAGGGTCAAGAGGATAGAAAATGGTACCGTGATAGACCATATCACTGCGGGCCAGGCCCTTAATGTGTTAAAGATACTCGGAATCCCGGACTCTTCACAAGGGGTTGTGAGTGTGCTTCTTAACTCTCCGGGAAAGTTTGGGATAAAAGATGTTGTCAAGATCGAGAAACGGGAGCTGAACGTCCGTGAGGTGGACAGGATAGCACTAATAGCACCCAATGCAACTATCAATATCATCCGGAATTTCAACGTGTCCCAGAAAAAGAAGGTTCATATTCCCATTTTTGTCGAAGGTGTCGTCCGGTGTGTGAATCCGAATTGTATCTCCAACAGTAACGAACCTGTCACATCAAAGTTCAATGTTTCTGTAGATGGATGTTTACGGCTAAGATGCACATATTGCGGTAGATTCATTTCTGAAGATATTGCAAAGCATTTACTATGA